Sequence from the Arthrobacter pigmenti genome:
GCAGGTCGGCTCGGATGCGGTCCGGAATGTCGGCGGGAGGAAACGCTCCCGCGTCCAAACCGCAGCCCTCACAGGGGCGCTCCAGCACCCAGGTCCAGTCCTTCGAATCGGGTTCAATCGGCATTCACGAAGCGTACCGCGCGGCGAAAGAATCCAACCGAGTCTTGCCACAAACCACTTTGTACTGAAAACTAGTTTGTATGAACCAGCCAAGGAACGTAGACACCGACAGCGAGCAGCCCCTCGACCTCCAGCGGGCGCTCGCCTTGGTCTCCGACGCGGAAACCAAGGCTCGCAAACAACTGCACGGAAACGACGCCCTGATCTACCTGGTCTGGGGAGTCGTGTGGCTGCTCGGATTCGGCGCCTTGCACGGTTCCCGCTTCGACTGGCTGCCGCTGGAGTATGTTGTCGCGCTCAGCTTCGCCGCGGCTGTCATGGCCGTCGGCGTCATTGCGACTATCCTGCTGGTGGCCAAGCACAGCAGCGGCGTCCGCGGGCACTCGACTTTCATCGGTACCGTCTACGGCATCGCATGGATGCTCGGCTTCGCTGTAGTGGCGGTGCTCAGTGGCACTATCGGCGTCGCCGTGGACGATTTCTGGGTCCGGGGAATGCTGATCAACAGCATTGCGGTCCTGGTGGTCGGCCTGATGTACATCACCGGCGGCGCCATGTTCAACGACCGCACCCAGATCTTCATGGGCGCCTGGTTCCTGATCATCGACTTCATCGCGATCATCACCGGCCCCGAGCGCTTCCTGACGGTCTTCTTCGTCTTCGGCTCAGGCGGCTTCCTCGTGGGCGCCGCCATCGTGACCCTTCGGCAGCGTCGGAGCAGCAGCCATGCCTGACCTCGACCCCGTCATCCACGCCGAATCCCGCCTTCGCGCCATCACCACCTTGAACGAGGTCGGCGAGCGCAACCGGATCGCCTTCACCAAACTGCAGAAGCTCCTGGAGATGACTGCCGGCAATCTCTCCACCCACCTCCGAAAACTGGAGGACGCCGGTTAT
This genomic interval carries:
- a CDS encoding transcriptional regulator, producing MPDLDPVIHAESRLRAITTLNEVGERNRIAFTKLQKLLEMTAGNLSTHLRKLEDAGYVTVSKTIEGRTPATYVAITPAGTAAYAAYRAALHELLSAQLTEKS